From a region of the Danio aesculapii chromosome 4, fDanAes4.1, whole genome shotgun sequence genome:
- the si:dkey-159a18.1 gene encoding sortilin isoform X1, whose amino-acid sequence MKWTLLVLGSVCLLDLVENSFVHGKRNARTVTFSRTGRGQSRRRRDSWTTGQVRFTECKTPLSAKDRELLLSHTHETGFHGDDGSSFTLTWAGNGTGIIFVLSTISVPSDSFYEGGSSRLYRSQDYGKSFHDVSRAINNTFLNSYFGISAGHGNPQPVILTANLPFTKAPGGKIFTSMDAGLTFRSVQLQFHPAQAIQFSLQDPKYLVVISIDDGLWLSEDFGNNWSKVHEGVHTFTWGSENTLFFSSSPNGTVEAARRGELILRRTCDFGKTFDTIAENIFSFGHIGGFLFTSVMEKLGSPRVIYVSTDQGAHFKRAQLPSATTEQFYSVLDGDEDMIFMHVDNPGEDTYYGTVYASDEQGILYSKSLERHLFGGEAKSDFTNITSLRGVYLTNILEEDGCIRSVISFNRGGRWRYLKKPENVDCPDMSKKCNLHIHGEHSHFSGVTPMTPRSEPTAIGLVIGHGSVGDSISAARPDVYVSRDGGYTWWGTLRGPHHYSILDSGGLIVAVEARRDRGISSIKFSTDEGQCWKTFNFTDHPFFLAGLASEPSSRTMNISIFGYRLDDNHQPMWVAVTIDFEHLLTRECNDQDYLTWLAHSDYNSDPKTDGCLLGYKETFRRLKKLSACRNGRGYVVSRQPCICTSEDYMCDYGFYWHENSSACLPQPDFLNQTQDFCLNVDLQTTGYRRIPGDKCKGSFSPPRNEEAFQKLCGNVNSSTSSSSQTEIPPAILALIVVCSCAGVIGLVTIAAFMITSRRINCGQRSPEYNFSVLQIQEDDLSVNNESTPNGFQVQEDSDDVSSIKQ is encoded by the exons ATGAAGTGGACCCTGCTCGTGCTCGGCAGTGTGTGTTTACTGGATCTGGTTGAGAACTCGTTCGTGCACGGCAAGCGCAACGCAAGAACAGTGACTTTCTCTCGGACTGGCCGCGGTCAGTCGAGACGCAGACGGGACTCCTGGACGACTGGACAAGTGCGGTTCACCGAGTGCAAGACTCCACTGTCGGCCAAAGACAGAGAGCTTCTGCTCAGCCACACACACGAG ACTGGTTTTCATGGGGATGATGGATCCAGTTTTACCCTCACATGGGCTGGAAATGGAACTGGG ATAATCTTCGTCCTTTCCACAATCAGTGTTCCTTCTGATTCATTTTATGAAGGTGGTTCATCACGCCTTTATAGGAG TCAAGACTATGGGAAGTCTTTTCATGATGTCTCTCGTGCCatcaacaacacatttttaaatagctaCTTTGGGATAAGTGCTGGACATGGGAACCCTCAACCG GTCATTTTAACAGCCAACCTGCCTTTTACTAAGGCCCCAGGAGGAAAGATTTTTACGTCGATGGATGCAGGTCTGACGTTTAGATCAGTGCAGCTTCAATTCCACCCAGCACAGGCCATTCAATTCTCTTTACAAGACCCAAAATACCTTGTGGTCATCAGCATAGAT GATGGGCTATGGCTCTCAGAAGACTTTGGGAACAATTGGTCTAAAGTTCATGAAGGAGTTCACACATTCACATG GGGTTCTGAGAACACTCTTTTCTTCAGTTCCAGCCCAAATGGAACAG TGGAGGCAGCAAGACGAGGCGAGCTTATTCTGAGACGGACATGTGATTTTGGCAAAACCTTTGACACCATTGCCGAGAACATCTTCTCGTTTGGTCACATTGGTGGCTTCTTGTTTACTTCCGTCATGGAAAAACTG GGCTCTCCTCGTGTCATCTATGTGTCCACAGATCAGGGTGCCCATTTCAAAAGAGCTCAGCTACCATCAGCTACTACAGAGCAG TTCTACTCTGTTTTGGATGGCGATGAAGACATGATCTTCATGCATGTGGACAACCCTGGAG AAGACACATATTATGGGACAGTCTATGCCTCTGATGAACAAGGAATCCTGTACTCAAAGTCTCTGGAGCGCCACTTATTTGGCGGGGAGGCGAAAAGTGACTTCACTAACATCACGTCTTTGAGAGGGGTCTATCTGACCAACATACTGGAGGAAG ATGGATGCATTCGTTCAGTCATCTCGTTCAACAGAGGGGGACGATGGAGATATCTGAAAAAGCCAGAGAATGTGGATTGTCCAGATATGTCGAAAAAG TGTAACCTGCACATCCATGGAGAGCACAGTCATTTTAGTGGAGTCACTCCCATGACGCCTCGCTCTGAACCTACAGCCATCGGTCTGGTCATCGGCCATG GCAGCGTTGGAGACTCCATTTCAGCAGCCCGCCCTGATGTATATGTGTCTAGGGATGGAGGTTACACCTGGTGGGGGACTTTAAGAGGACCTCACCACTACAGCATCCTGGACTCTGGAGGGCTGATAGTGGCAGTGGAGGCGCGCAGAGACAGAGGGATCAGCTCCATaaa attttccacagatgaAGGGCAGTGTTGGAAGACATTTAATTTCACAGACCACCCGTTCTTTCTGGCAGGACTGGCATCAGAGCCTAGCAGCAGGACAATGAACATCAGCATTTTTGGCTACCGCCTAGATGACAATCATCAGCCTATGTGGGTAGCTGTCACCATAGACTTTGAGCACCTGCTCACTAGAGAGT GTAATGATCAGGATTATCTAACGTGGTTGGCACACTCCGATTACAACTCTGACCCGAAAACAGATGGATGTCTCTTGGGCTATAAGGAGACATTTAGGAGACTTAAGAAACTGTCTGCATGTAGAAATGGCAGAGGATATGTGGTCAGTCGACAGCCGTGTATTTGCACCAGTGAGGACTACATGTG CGACTATGGATTCTATTGGCATGAAAATAGCTCAGCGTGTCTCCCTCAGCCCGACTTTCTAAATCAAACCCaggatttttgtttaaatgtagacCTGCAGACTACAGG ATATCGCAGGATCCCCGGAGATAAATGTAAGGGGAGTTTCAGCCCTCCAAGAAATGAAGAGGCTTTCCAAAAGCTTTGTGGGAATGTCAATTCATCTACTTCCTCAAGTTCACAAACTGAGATACCA CCAGCCATACTGGCTCTTATAGTGGTGTGTTCATGTGCGGGCGTCATTGGTTTGGTTACTATAGCAGCTTTCATGATCACTTCAAGAAGAATAAACTGTGGCCAAAG GTCGCCTGAATATAACTTTTCTGTTCTGCAAATCCAAGAAGATGACCTGTCTGTTAACAATGAAAGCACCCCCAATGGTTTCCAGGTCCAGGAGGACTCAGATGATGTGAGCTCGATCAAACAATAA
- the si:dkey-159a18.1 gene encoding sortilin isoform X2 has product MKWTLLVLGSVCLLDLVENSFVHGKRNARTVTFSRTGRGQSRRRRDSWTTGQVRFTECKTPLSAKDRELLLSHTHETGFHGDDGSSFTLTWAGNGTGIIFVLSTISVPSDSFYEGGSSRLYRSQDYGKSFHDVSRAINNTFLNSYFGISAGHGNPQPVILTANLPFTKAPGGKIFTSMDAGLTFRSVQLQFHPAQAIQFSLQDPKYLVVISIDDGLWLSEDFGNNWSKVHEGVHTFTWGSENTLFFSSSPNGTVEAARRGELILRRTCDFGKTFDTIAENIFSFGHIGGFLFTSVMEKLGSPRVIYVSTDQGAHFKRAQLPSATTEQFYSVLDGDEDMIFMHVDNPGEDTYYGTVYASDEQGILYSKSLERHLFGGEAKSDFTNITSLRGVYLTNILEEDGCIRSVISFNRGGRWRYLKKPENVDCPDMSKKCNLHIHGEHSHFSGVTPMTPRSEPTAIGLVIGHGSVGDSISAARPDVYVSRDGGYTWWGTLRGPHHYSILDSGGLIVAVEARRDRGISSIKFSTDEGQCWKTFNFTDHPFFLAGLASEPSSRTMNISIFGYRLDDNHQPMWVAVTIDFEHLLTRECNDQDYLTWLAHSDYNSDPKTDGCLLGYKETFRRLKKLSACRNGRGYVVSRQPCICTSEDYMCDYGFYWHENSSACLPQPDFLNQTQDFCLNVDLQTTGYRRIPGDKCKGSFSPPRNEEAFQKLCGNVNSSTSSSSQTEIPPAILALIVVCSCAGVIGLVTIAAFMITSRRINCGQRSPEYNFSVLQIQEDDLSVNNESTPNGFQVQEDSDDDLLE; this is encoded by the exons ATGAAGTGGACCCTGCTCGTGCTCGGCAGTGTGTGTTTACTGGATCTGGTTGAGAACTCGTTCGTGCACGGCAAGCGCAACGCAAGAACAGTGACTTTCTCTCGGACTGGCCGCGGTCAGTCGAGACGCAGACGGGACTCCTGGACGACTGGACAAGTGCGGTTCACCGAGTGCAAGACTCCACTGTCGGCCAAAGACAGAGAGCTTCTGCTCAGCCACACACACGAG ACTGGTTTTCATGGGGATGATGGATCCAGTTTTACCCTCACATGGGCTGGAAATGGAACTGGG ATAATCTTCGTCCTTTCCACAATCAGTGTTCCTTCTGATTCATTTTATGAAGGTGGTTCATCACGCCTTTATAGGAG TCAAGACTATGGGAAGTCTTTTCATGATGTCTCTCGTGCCatcaacaacacatttttaaatagctaCTTTGGGATAAGTGCTGGACATGGGAACCCTCAACCG GTCATTTTAACAGCCAACCTGCCTTTTACTAAGGCCCCAGGAGGAAAGATTTTTACGTCGATGGATGCAGGTCTGACGTTTAGATCAGTGCAGCTTCAATTCCACCCAGCACAGGCCATTCAATTCTCTTTACAAGACCCAAAATACCTTGTGGTCATCAGCATAGAT GATGGGCTATGGCTCTCAGAAGACTTTGGGAACAATTGGTCTAAAGTTCATGAAGGAGTTCACACATTCACATG GGGTTCTGAGAACACTCTTTTCTTCAGTTCCAGCCCAAATGGAACAG TGGAGGCAGCAAGACGAGGCGAGCTTATTCTGAGACGGACATGTGATTTTGGCAAAACCTTTGACACCATTGCCGAGAACATCTTCTCGTTTGGTCACATTGGTGGCTTCTTGTTTACTTCCGTCATGGAAAAACTG GGCTCTCCTCGTGTCATCTATGTGTCCACAGATCAGGGTGCCCATTTCAAAAGAGCTCAGCTACCATCAGCTACTACAGAGCAG TTCTACTCTGTTTTGGATGGCGATGAAGACATGATCTTCATGCATGTGGACAACCCTGGAG AAGACACATATTATGGGACAGTCTATGCCTCTGATGAACAAGGAATCCTGTACTCAAAGTCTCTGGAGCGCCACTTATTTGGCGGGGAGGCGAAAAGTGACTTCACTAACATCACGTCTTTGAGAGGGGTCTATCTGACCAACATACTGGAGGAAG ATGGATGCATTCGTTCAGTCATCTCGTTCAACAGAGGGGGACGATGGAGATATCTGAAAAAGCCAGAGAATGTGGATTGTCCAGATATGTCGAAAAAG TGTAACCTGCACATCCATGGAGAGCACAGTCATTTTAGTGGAGTCACTCCCATGACGCCTCGCTCTGAACCTACAGCCATCGGTCTGGTCATCGGCCATG GCAGCGTTGGAGACTCCATTTCAGCAGCCCGCCCTGATGTATATGTGTCTAGGGATGGAGGTTACACCTGGTGGGGGACTTTAAGAGGACCTCACCACTACAGCATCCTGGACTCTGGAGGGCTGATAGTGGCAGTGGAGGCGCGCAGAGACAGAGGGATCAGCTCCATaaa attttccacagatgaAGGGCAGTGTTGGAAGACATTTAATTTCACAGACCACCCGTTCTTTCTGGCAGGACTGGCATCAGAGCCTAGCAGCAGGACAATGAACATCAGCATTTTTGGCTACCGCCTAGATGACAATCATCAGCCTATGTGGGTAGCTGTCACCATAGACTTTGAGCACCTGCTCACTAGAGAGT GTAATGATCAGGATTATCTAACGTGGTTGGCACACTCCGATTACAACTCTGACCCGAAAACAGATGGATGTCTCTTGGGCTATAAGGAGACATTTAGGAGACTTAAGAAACTGTCTGCATGTAGAAATGGCAGAGGATATGTGGTCAGTCGACAGCCGTGTATTTGCACCAGTGAGGACTACATGTG CGACTATGGATTCTATTGGCATGAAAATAGCTCAGCGTGTCTCCCTCAGCCCGACTTTCTAAATCAAACCCaggatttttgtttaaatgtagacCTGCAGACTACAGG ATATCGCAGGATCCCCGGAGATAAATGTAAGGGGAGTTTCAGCCCTCCAAGAAATGAAGAGGCTTTCCAAAAGCTTTGTGGGAATGTCAATTCATCTACTTCCTCAAGTTCACAAACTGAGATACCA CCAGCCATACTGGCTCTTATAGTGGTGTGTTCATGTGCGGGCGTCATTGGTTTGGTTACTATAGCAGCTTTCATGATCACTTCAAGAAGAATAAACTGTGGCCAAAG GTCGCCTGAATATAACTTTTCTGTTCTGCAAATCCAAGAAGATGACCTGTCTGTTAACAATGAAAGCACCCCCAATGGTTTCCAGGTCCAGGAGGACTCAGATGAT GATCTCCTTGAATGA